The Geotrypetes seraphini chromosome 6, aGeoSer1.1, whole genome shotgun sequence genome includes a window with the following:
- the GJA3 gene encoding gap junction alpha-3 protein, giving the protein MTGDWSILGKLLENAQEHSTVIGKVWLTVLFIFRILVLGAAAEEVWGDEQSDFTCNTQQPGCVNVCYDQAFPISHVRFWVLQIIFVSTPTLIYLGHVLYIVRMEEKRKEKDKELKKCMKDSENKERLLGKNDEKNENLPLRDERGKIIIGGPLLYTYIFNIIFKSLFEVVFIVGQYFLYGFELSPLYSCNRWPCPNTVDCFISRPTEKTIFIIFMLVVACFSLFLNMLEIYHLGRKKLKQGMTKWYIHDTICNKTEPSNLFSQTAPSNLNFPSYSGAASFTTHSTMHQSYLTSSIPDLKMVQLAEDSFKAACFDRKHYFTTEQNWGKLTAQHQTRERQPRFDKNTATASPPSNAQNEDNSEEMIMGNGNSASLRGGKGKSKDMPMTTTVEVHEPPMILDTRQLGRSSKYSSCRARSDDLAV; this is encoded by the coding sequence ATGACGGGTGACTGGAGCATCTTGGGGAAACTATTGGAAAATGCACAAGAGCACTCTACAGTCATTGGCAAAGTTTGGCTGACGGTACTGTTTATCTTTAGGATCCTGGTCCTCGGGGCTGCAGCTGAAGAAGTCTGGGGGGATGAGCAATCCGACTTTACTTGTAATACCCAGCAGCCTGGGTGTGTAAATGTTTGCTATGACCAAGCCTTCCCCATCTCCCATGTTCGATTCTGGGTACTTCAGATTATCTTCGTTTCCACTCCCACCCTTATATATCTAGGTCATGTATTGTACATTGTGCGAATGgaagagaaaagaaaggagaaagacaaagagtTAAAGAAATGCATGAAAGATAGTGAGAACAAGGAGAGACTCTTGGGAAAAAATGACGAGAAAAatgaaaacctacctcttcgagaTGAGAGGGGGAAAATCATAATAGGGGGACCTCTCCTATATACTTACATCTTCAATATCATTTTCAAGAgtttgtttgaagttgtttttatTGTAGGACAGTATTTTCTCTATGGTTTTGAACTGAGCCCTCTTTATAGTTGCAACAGGTGGCCTTGTCCTAATACCGTGGACTGTTTTATCTCCAGACCCACTGAGAAGACCATTTTCATCATATTTATGCTTGTAGTAGCTTGCTTTTCTCTTTTCCTAAATATGTTAGAGATTTACCACCTTGGAAGGAAAAAGCTCAAACAAGGTATGACAAAATGGTACATCCATGATACAATCTGCAACAAAACTGAGCCATCCAACCTATTTTCACAGACTGCTCCATCCAACTTGAACTTCCCATCTTATTCTGGAGCTGCTTCTTTCACCACACATTCCACAATGCATCAGTCATACCTTACCAGCTCTATACCCGACTTGAAAATGGTACAGTTGGCAGAGGACTCATTCAAGGCTGCTTGTTTTGATAGGAAACATTACTTCACTACTGAACAGAACTGGGGAAAATTGACTGCTCAGCATCAAACGCGAGAGAGGCAACCAAGATTTGACAAAAATACTGCTACTGCTTCACCTCCCAGTAATGCTCAAAATGAGGACAATAGTGAAGAAATGATAATGGGAAATGGAAACAGTGCCAGTttgagaggagggaagggaaagtccAAAGACATGCCAATGACCACCACGGTGGAGGTGCATGAACCACCAATGATCTTAGATACACGACAATTAGGCAGAAGTAGCAAATACAGCAGTTGCAGAGCAAGATCAGATGATCTTGCAGTCTAG